A genomic window from Corticium candelabrum chromosome 8, ooCorCand1.1, whole genome shotgun sequence includes:
- the LOC134182873 gene encoding centriolar satellite-associated tubulin polyglutamylase complex regulator 1-like, with amino-acid sequence MDCLVAFRDFIYAFQVQFVYEEFLKFCLEVYSSVLAAAIRANSESTASRVVVVPTSTISPTKPKDSKDTNTTTVPENVDSLVFIGLLEEQLEWRKLSCYPPMDVLRHILKYKQPLSYYEFVSLAVKSEKVNEHLGGLPSSEKLFACSLFSSTFRKQSHT; translated from the coding sequence ATGGATTGCTTGGTGGCTTTTCGTGACTTTATTTATGCCTTTCAAGTGCAATTTGTATATGAAGAGTTTCTCAAGTTCTGCCTTGAGGTATACTCAAGTGTCTTGGCTGCTGCTATTAGAGCCAACTCAGAGTCAACAGCATCGAGAGTGGTGGTAGTACCAACCTCTACCATTTCACCAACAAAGCCTAAAGATAGCAAAGATACAAACACGACGACAGTTCCTGAAAATGTTGATTCTCTCGTGTTTATTGGTTTATTAGAAGAACAGTTGGAGTGGAGGAAGTTGTCCTGTTATCCTCCTATGGACGTCTTGCGTCATATattgaaatacaaacaaccTTTATCTTACTATGAATTTGTTAGCTTGGCGGTGAAGTCAGAGAAAGTCAATGAACACTTGGGTGGATTGCCCTCGAGTGAGAAACTATTCGCATGCTCTCTGTTTTCATCTACTTTTAGAAAACAATCACATACTTAG
- the LOC134182875 gene encoding uncharacterized protein K02A2.6-like, whose amino-acid sequence MEVDTETTVTVVPTGVYQSGLSHVQLSPSAMRLQTYSGESLEVREEADVPVRYGNQFAVLKLVVVDGSYKPAILGRRWLQVIHMDWSSLFQVHGEERLSLVERIPALFGPVVGTLEGSQVRITLKEGAQTKFYRPRPVPYALQEKVDSELSRLQNESILRPVESSHWATSIVVVRKADGTVRLCGDYKVTINSYLESNPYPMPNPEDRFATLAGGAIFSRLYMKHAYQQLQVEQGSQEYLTVNSSKGQFAYTRMPFGISTTPSIWQREMNRILAGVAGTVCYIDHKGGSKSSNEKKCQFNKSQVEYLGHVISSRGIQPSESKVEAIRDAPPPTHVTELKAFLGLLSYYRKFLPNLSSGTRQMKAFLEAKQKLLQSDFLVHYDLKKPVILCCDASPAGVGACLSRVMADGAERPIAFASKTLSQEEGKYAQLEKGAPALIFGVRQFHKYLVGRQFTLVTDHHPLLRVLGPHVGVPTLAAARLQRLALILSAYDYEIQYKPGVENKEADLLSRLPIPVEVIDPNEQTFNVDYCEALPITAAEIAKETQRDRILRRVYQYTKCGWGPSGEPAIEQYRRRASELSIENGCLQWANRVIIPSKLRSLILSGLHGHLGMSRMKSLACSYVWWPSLDKETEEALKRCEACQSLRNNKPARDDPPHPWIYPQKPWERVHADFCEVAENSPATYLVNVEGGTRYVHIDQLRVRDGRSFPEYTWEPTEEISLLTGNKDNDNNKLKGQDESKSARENITEIPMAQQPHQTPPSTTAPEERPYPLRENRKPPKRFLSDYFVGVQHGTQSSFRQFSFVKASPQNRLSLVKLFYRCFKPIGHRGDLLNIREYHSFVTLICPDFPLETIQKTARIILIN is encoded by the exons ATGGAGGTGGATACGGAAACGACGGTAACAGTGGTTCCAACAGGAGTCTACCAGAGCGGATTAAGTCATGTGCAGTTATCACCGAGTGCTATGCGTCTGCAAACGTACAGTGGCGAGTCCTTAGAAGTACGAGAAGAAGCAGATGTTCCAGTGAGGTATGGCAATCAATTCGCTGTGCTAAAattagttgttgttgatggTAGCTACAAGCCTGCAATTCTTGGAAGGAGGTGGTTGCAGGTGATTCACATGGATTGGAGCTCATTGTTTCAAGTTCATGGAGAGGAACGTCTTAGTCTAGTTGAGCGGATTCCTGCACTATTTGGTCCAGTAGTCGGTACCTTGGAGGGAAGTCAAGTCAGGATTACACTTAAGGAGGGAGCTCAAACGAAGTTCTATAGACCCCGTCCTGTACCGTACGCGTTACAAGAGAAAGTGGACAGTGAGCTGTCACGGCTGCAAAACGAGAGCATACTGAGACCTGTGGAAAGCAGTCATTGGGCTACGTCCATAGTAGTGGTCCGGAAGGCAGATGGGACTGTGCGTCTGTGTGGAGATTACAAGGTGACAATCAATTCTTATTTAGAGAGCAATCCATACCCTATGCCTAATCCGGAAGATCGTTTTGCCACATTAGCAGGAGGAGCTATATTTTCAAGGCTGTATATGAAACATGCTTACCAACAGTTGCAAGTGGAGCAAGGCAGCCAAGAATATCTGACCGTGAATTCCAGTAAGGGGCAGTTCGCTTACACTCGAATGCCGTTTGGAATCAGCACAACACCCAGCATCTGGCAGAGAGAAATGAATAGGATCTTGGCAGGAGTTGCCGGAACAGTATGCTACATAGATCATAAG GGCGGGTCTAAAAGCTCAAACGAGAAAAAATGTCAATTCAACAAGTCACAAGTTGAATATCTAGGCCATGTTATCAGCAGCAGAGGCATTCAACCGTCAGAGAGCAAGGTGGAAGCAATTCGAGATGCACCACCACCGACACATGTTACTGAATTGAAGGCATTCTTGGGTCTTCTCAGTTACTATAGGAAGTTCCTGCCTAATCTGAGTTCA GGAACAAGACAGATGAAAGCATTTTTGGAAGCGAAACAGAAGCTGTTGCAGTCTGATTTCTTAGTACACTACGACTTAAAGAAGCCTGTCATTCTATGCTGCGATGCATCACCAGCAGGAGTCGGAGCTTGCCTATCACGTGTCATGGCAGATGGAGCAGAAAGACCGATAGCTTTCGCGTCTAAAACTCTTTCTCAAGAGGAAGGAAAATATGCACAGTTGGAGAAAGGGGCACCGGCTCTTATCTTTGGAGTGAGACAGTTTCACAAATATTTAGTTGGGAGACAGTTCACTTTAGTGACTGACCATCATCCATTACTACGGGTCTTAGGACCACATGTTGGAGTCCCAACCTTGGCAGCAGCACGTTTGCAGCGCTTGGCTCTTATTTTGAGTGCATATGATTATGAAATCCAGTATAAGCCAGGAGTTGAGAATAAGGAAGCTGATTTGCTATCCAGATTACCCATTCCAGTAGAAGTCATTGACCCAAATGAGCAGACGTTTAATGTGGATTACTGTGAGGCATTACCCATCACTGCAGCAGAGATTGCAAAAGAAACGCAGAGAGATCGAATTCTAAGGAGAGTTTATCAATATACAAAATGTGGTTGGGGACCCAGTGGTGAACCAGCCATAGAACAATACAGGAGACGAGCGAGtgagctttcgattgagaACGGTTGCTTACAATGGGCGAACCGTGTCATCATTCCAAGCAAGTTGAGATCGCTGATTCTATCGGGGTTACACGGACACTTGGGAATGAGTCGAATGAAATCATTGGCCTGCAGCTATGTATGGTGGCCAAGCCTTGATAAAGAGACTGAGGAAGCATTGAAACGGTGTGAAGCTTGTCAAAGTCTGCGCAACAACAAACCGGCTCGGGATGATCCTCCACACCCTTGGATTTATCCTCAGAAGCCATGGGAGAGAGTACACGCTGATTTTTGTGAAGTCGCAGAAAACA GTCCTGCAACCTATCTTGTAAATGTTGAAGGAGGGACAAGGTATGTTCATATTGACCAATTGAGAGTGCGTGATGGAAGAAGTTTTCCAGAGTACACATGGGAACCTACCGAGGAGATCTCTCTACTCACAGGGAACAaagacaatgacaacaacaagcTAAAAGGACAAGATGAATCGAAAAGTGCACGAGAAAACATCACTGAGATACCAATGGCTCAGCAGCCGCACCAGACACCACCGTCCACAACAGCACCAGAAGAGAGACCATATCCTCTCCGGGAAAACAGGAAACCACCCAAACG TTTCTTATCAGATTACTTTGTTGGTGTTCAGCATGGAACTCAGTCGTCGTTTAGACAATTTTCCTTTGTGAAGGCTTCACCTCAAAATCGTCTCTCTCTTGTTAAACTATTTTATCGCTGTTTCAAACCTATTGGTCATCGGGGAGACCTTCTCAACATCAGGGAATACCATTCTTTTGTCACTCTCATTTGTCCTGATTTTCCTCTTGAAACTATTCAGAAAACAGCTcgaatcatattaattaactga
- the LOC134182876 gene encoding uncharacterized protein K02A2.6-like: MERTDHSYVENNQQAIEDVHRRHYSGGRRDSGTSGRQQYGTEGQASIAGCQGQGIQFIGQDWLQQLRLDWHQIARVRDTPRAAEVVARHQALFQKELGEYKGPAATIVIDPNETQRFCKARSVPYALRQRVDDQLKLEAERILRPVEHATWAVPVVKLDRSIRICGDFKQTINRSAQLDTYLIPKVEDIVAKLSQGKYFSKLDLSQFTTLPFGISSAPSIFQRVLESVLRGIPGVDNNLDDILVIGATEAENAERLEEVLQRLEDAGFRLRKDKNTFMETSVTYLGHVIDDQGVHPDAEKGKAIKEAPAPCNLQELRSFLGGRAQNGNADALSRLPLQVKEPKEEAPVEVVLVMEQLDESPVTAQQIKAQTGKDPCLSVVRSNPPQTRAKVLDTLHEGHPGICKAKALARGYVWWPKIDADLERAVKSCGRCQEHGRMRSVAPLHPWEWQNRPWSRLHVDYADPFMGRMGAFTLTLG, from the exons ATGGAGAGGACCGATCACTCCTACGTTGAAAACAACCAACAAGCGATTGAAGACGTACACAGGAGACACTATTCAGGTGGTAGGAGAGATTCAGGTACAAGTGGGCGTCAACAATACGGGACAGAAGGTCAAGCTTCCATCGCTGGTTGTCAGGGGCAAGGGATCCAGTTTATTGGGCAGGACTGGTTGCAGCAGTTGAGATTAGACTGGCACCAGATTGCTAGAGTCAGGGATACGCCAAGGGCAGCAGAGGTAGTGGCAAGACATCAAGCTCTTTTTCAGAAAGAATTAGGTGAATACAAGGGGCCAGCGGCAACTATTGTGATTGATCCTAACGAAACACAGCGTTTCTGTAAAGCACGCAGTGTCCCGTACGCTTTGAGACAACGAGTAGACGACCAGTTGAAGCTAGAAGCAGAGAGAATTCTCAGACCGGTGGAACATGCAACTTGGGCGGTACCCGTGGTGAAACTAGATAGATCAATACGCATATGCGGTGATtttaaacaaacaatcaaccgATCGGCGCAGCTGGACACTTATCTAATTCCCAAGGTGGAAGACATTGTAGCAAAATTGTCTCAAGGAAAATATTTTTCCAAGCTCGACCTGAGCCAG TTCACGACATTACCGTTCGGAATATCGTCCGCACCCAGCATTTTTCAGAGAGTGTTAGAGAGTGTTCTCAGAGGAATTCCAGGCGTTGACAACAACTTGGACGACATTCTCGTCATAGGGGCGACGGAAGCAGAAAACGCAGAACGGTTGGAGGAGGTGTTGCAAAGATTGGAAGACGCAGGATTTAGGTTACGAAAAGACAAGAACACGTTCATGGAGACATCGGTAACGTATCTGGGTCACGTCATAGATGACCAGGGCGTTCACCCCGATGCAGAAAAAGGGAAAGCAATCAAGGAAGCCCCGGCTCCATGTAACCTTCAGGAATTACGCAGTTTTTTGGGA GGCAGGGCCCAGAATGGCAATGCAGATGCATTGAGTCGTTTACCACTACAAGTTAAGGAACCCAAAGAGGAAGCGCCGGTTGAAGTTGTTTTAGTCATGGagcagttagacgaatcgCCAGTAACGGCCCAACAAATAAAGGCTCAAACGGGTAAAGAcccttgtttgtcagttgtccGTTC TAATCCTCCACAAACGAGGGCAAAAGTGCTAGACACATTGCACGAGGGCCATCCCGGCATTTGTAAAGCGAAGGCCCTAGCAAGAGGGTATGTCTGGTGGCCGAAGATTGATGCTGATTTGGAACGAGCAGTGAAATCATGTGGTCGGTGTCAGGAACACGGGAGGATGCGTTCAGTGGCTCCATTACATCCGTGGGAGTGGCAAAACCGTCCGTGGTCGCGATTACACGTAGACTACGCGGATCCGTTTATGGGAAGAAtgggtgctttcacactgaCCTTAG GTTAG